Proteins encoded within one genomic window of Pseudalkalibacillus sp. SCS-8:
- the tsaE gene encoding tRNA (adenosine(37)-N6)-threonylcarbamoyltransferase complex ATPase subunit type 1 TsaE has protein sequence MKQYQMILNSPEETMDTAARLADYLKPGDVITLEGDLGAGKTTFTKGLAKGLQINRVVKSPTFTIIREYQGRLPLYHMDVYRLEDSDEDLGFDEYFEGEGVTVVEWAHLIEEFLPEERLAITIRRQGDDVRELTLEPSGERFNRLCEEFMYESTGN, from the coding sequence ATGAAACAATACCAAATGATACTGAATAGTCCTGAAGAAACGATGGATACAGCCGCACGATTGGCTGATTACCTGAAGCCTGGGGACGTGATTACGTTAGAAGGCGACCTCGGTGCAGGGAAGACAACGTTTACGAAGGGACTCGCAAAAGGATTACAGATCAATCGGGTCGTCAAAAGCCCGACGTTCACAATTATTCGTGAGTATCAAGGTCGACTTCCTCTTTACCATATGGACGTCTATCGATTAGAGGATAGTGATGAGGACCTTGGTTTTGACGAGTATTTTGAAGGGGAGGGTGTGACGGTCGTCGAATGGGCACATCTGATCGAGGAGTTCCTCCCGGAAGAACGATTGGCCATAACAATCCGCCGTCAGGGTGATGACGTGCGTGAATTGACACTTGAACCAAGTGGTGAACGATTTAACAGGTTATGTGAGGAGTTTATGTATGAAAGCACTGGCAATTGA
- the tsaB gene encoding tRNA (adenosine(37)-N6)-threonylcarbamoyltransferase complex dimerization subunit type 1 TsaB, whose protein sequence is MKALAIDTSNLVMGIAVIEDDKIVGELTTNMKKNHSVRLMPAIQSLLKEVDIEPKELDRIIVAKGPGSYTGVRIGVSVAKTMSWSLNIPITGVSSLEVVAQNGKYFDGLVCPLFDGRRGQVYTGLYGKVGDSFQLVQDERIIQLTEWLGMLKEDSKKVLFLGNDLPLHREKIEELMGERAVFGQIADHSPRPAELAALGVIGEEEDPHTFTPSYLRLAEAEAKWIANQEK, encoded by the coding sequence ATGAAAGCACTGGCAATTGATACGTCCAATCTCGTAATGGGGATTGCGGTGATCGAGGATGATAAGATCGTAGGCGAATTGACGACGAATATGAAGAAAAATCATTCGGTCCGGCTGATGCCAGCAATCCAAAGCCTTTTAAAAGAAGTCGATATTGAGCCGAAGGAGTTGGACCGGATCATCGTTGCGAAGGGGCCAGGTTCCTATACGGGTGTACGGATCGGTGTCTCTGTCGCGAAAACGATGTCATGGTCGCTGAACATTCCGATTACCGGGGTTTCGAGCCTTGAGGTTGTCGCGCAGAACGGAAAGTACTTCGATGGCCTCGTCTGTCCGTTGTTTGATGGTCGAAGAGGACAAGTTTACACCGGTTTATATGGAAAGGTTGGAGACAGCTTTCAATTGGTACAAGATGAGCGGATCATCCAACTCACAGAATGGCTTGGTATGCTGAAGGAAGATTCCAAAAAGGTTTTATTCCTCGGTAACGATTTGCCGTTACATCGTGAAAAGATTGAAGAACTGATGGGTGAGAGGGCTGTTTTCGGTCAAATTGCGGATCACAGTCCTCGACCAGCTGAGCTTGCAGCCCTTGGAGTGATCGGTGAAGAAGAGGATCCCCATACGTTTACCCCAAGCTATTTGCGTTTGGCTGAAGCAGAGGCGAAATGGATCGCCAACCAGGAAAAGTAG
- the rimI gene encoding ribosomal protein S18-alanine N-acetyltransferase: MVENLMFRIMTLHDIDDVMQIEEASFPNPWSKTAFYNEIVNNQFATYLILEVDGKPVGYCGLWVIIDEAHVTNIAIIPSYRGKKYGDALMKKAMEQARIMGAKTMTLEVRISNEVAQRMYRKYGFENGGIRRNYYTDNGEDALVMWVNL; this comes from the coding sequence ATGGTGGAAAATTTAATGTTCCGGATTATGACCTTGCATGACATTGATGATGTGATGCAAATCGAAGAAGCTTCTTTTCCGAATCCTTGGAGCAAGACAGCTTTTTATAATGAGATCGTGAACAATCAATTTGCGACCTATCTGATCCTTGAAGTGGATGGTAAGCCGGTTGGCTATTGCGGCCTGTGGGTGATCATTGATGAAGCCCATGTGACGAATATTGCCATCATCCCTTCATATCGTGGCAAAAAGTATGGCGACGCCTTGATGAAAAAGGCGATGGAGCAGGCACGGATCATGGGTGCCAAGACGATGACCCTCGAGGTAAGGATCAGTAACGAAGTCGCACAACGCATGTATCGGAAATACGGTTTTGAAAATGGCGGAATCAGAAGAAATTATTACACGGACAACGGAGAAGATGCTTTAGTAATGTGGGTGAATTTGTAA
- the tsaD gene encoding tRNA (adenosine(37)-N6)-threonylcarbamoyltransferase complex transferase subunit TsaD translates to MKSDEIILGIETSCDETAAAIVKNGTELLSNVVASQIESHKRFGGVVPEIASRHHVEQITIVIEEAMDQAGVTFEDLSAIAVTEGPGLVGALLVGVNSAKALALAHDIPLIAVHHIAGHIYANRLMTPMEFPLLSLVVSGGHTELIYMKEHGSYEVIGETRDDAAGEAYDKVARTLKLPYPGGPHIDKMAQEGSSSIELPRAWLEPDSLDFSFSGLKSAVINTLHNAKQRGEEINPNDLAASFQESVIDVLVEKTYRAAEAYEVKQVVVAGGVAANKGLRARLTERFDGTGIQLAIPPLWLCTDNAAMIAAAGSIEYNKGKRATMKLNGNPGLDLEAF, encoded by the coding sequence ATGAAATCAGATGAAATCATACTAGGAATTGAAACGAGCTGTGATGAAACAGCAGCGGCAATCGTCAAAAATGGAACGGAATTGCTTTCGAATGTCGTTGCCTCACAAATCGAGAGTCATAAACGTTTCGGAGGGGTCGTACCTGAAATCGCTTCACGTCATCATGTGGAGCAAATTACGATCGTAATAGAAGAGGCGATGGATCAAGCAGGTGTAACCTTTGAAGATCTTTCAGCCATTGCGGTAACGGAAGGACCGGGACTCGTCGGCGCATTGCTTGTCGGGGTGAATTCTGCGAAAGCCCTGGCACTTGCCCATGACATCCCGTTGATTGCCGTCCACCATATCGCAGGTCACATTTATGCGAACCGATTGATGACGCCGATGGAATTCCCGCTGCTCTCATTGGTCGTATCAGGCGGACATACCGAGCTCATCTACATGAAAGAGCACGGTTCGTATGAAGTAATTGGCGAAACACGGGATGATGCGGCTGGAGAAGCCTATGATAAGGTTGCCCGAACGTTGAAGCTCCCTTATCCGGGTGGTCCGCATATTGATAAAATGGCGCAGGAAGGAAGCTCGTCCATCGAGCTTCCACGCGCTTGGCTCGAGCCGGATTCCCTGGACTTCAGCTTCAGCGGGTTGAAATCGGCCGTCATCAACACATTGCACAACGCGAAACAACGGGGAGAAGAGATCAACCCGAATGACCTGGCTGCCAGCTTTCAGGAAAGTGTCATCGACGTATTGGTCGAGAAGACGTATCGAGCAGCAGAGGCTTATGAGGTGAAGCAGGTTGTCGTCGCAGGCGGTGTAGCGGCTAATAAAGGGCTTCGTGCCAGGTTGACGGAGCGTTTTGACGGGACAGGCATTCAGCTGGCGATTCCACCGTTATGGCTTTGTACAGATAATGCGGCGATGATTGCTGCAGCCGGATCGATTGAATACAACAAGGGGAAACGTGCAACGATGAAACTGAACGGAAACCCTGGGCTTGATTTGGAAGCATTTTAA
- a CDS encoding ABC-F family ATP-binding cassette domain-containing protein, protein MIVLQAQDITKYYGADLILSNIKLEVQSRDRIALVGRNGAGKSTLLKIISGDLSYDSGAIMKPNEIEIGYLAQDAGLETENTIWDEMLSVFSHLREMEADIRALEEKMGKEHVLNDETLYSKVLAEYDALQQKFELEGGYKYENDIRSVLHGFRFYEEDYGKAVSSLSGGQKTRLALVKLLLTQPDLLILDEPTNHLDIETLNWLENYLQGYPGALLIVSHDRYFLDKVVNQVYEISRTKSKKFLGNYSKYLEQKAELYEQEMKEYEKQQSEIAKLQDFVQRNIARASTTKRAQSKRKQLNRMTKLEKPDGSEKSAQFGFRIDRQTGNDVLKLNRLAIGYDDQVLIDGIDLHVQREESIALVGPNGIGKSTLIKTIMHPDRKLDGTIQFGSNVQIGYYDQEQADLNSNKTVLHELWDEFPNHQEKDIRTVLGNFLFSGDDVLKGVNELSGGQKARLALAKLMLKKANVLVMDEPTNHLDLDSKEVLENALIDFPGTILFISHDRYFINRIATRVIELSTSGLENYLGDYDYYLDKKAEQAEFERLEREEREQRSSVKTSTDQKEQFQQDKQAKKDERKRLRRIDDLEEKIEATENRIEEIENELSKPEVFQDYEKSQSFNQELEAANSELEGLLEEWESLQIN, encoded by the coding sequence ATGATTGTTTTACAAGCTCAAGACATAACAAAATACTATGGTGCTGACCTTATTTTATCGAATATTAAACTTGAAGTACAATCCCGGGACCGAATTGCTCTCGTTGGAAGAAACGGAGCCGGTAAATCGACACTGTTAAAGATCATCAGCGGTGATCTTTCCTATGATTCAGGTGCAATCATGAAGCCAAACGAGATTGAAATCGGTTATCTGGCTCAGGATGCTGGTCTTGAAACAGAGAATACCATTTGGGATGAGATGCTCAGTGTCTTTTCTCACCTGCGTGAGATGGAAGCAGACATCCGTGCTCTTGAAGAAAAAATGGGCAAGGAACACGTCCTTAACGATGAAACCCTTTATTCCAAAGTTCTCGCCGAATACGATGCACTTCAGCAGAAGTTCGAATTAGAAGGTGGATATAAATACGAGAATGATATCCGATCTGTTCTCCACGGCTTCCGTTTCTATGAAGAAGACTATGGAAAAGCTGTCTCCTCTCTAAGCGGTGGTCAGAAGACGAGACTCGCACTCGTTAAGCTGTTATTGACCCAGCCAGACTTATTGATTCTGGACGAGCCGACCAACCATTTGGATATCGAGACTTTGAATTGGTTGGAAAACTACTTGCAGGGCTATCCGGGTGCTTTGCTCATCGTTTCGCATGACCGTTACTTCCTGGATAAGGTGGTCAATCAAGTCTATGAAATCTCGAGGACGAAGAGTAAGAAGTTCCTTGGAAACTATTCCAAGTACCTTGAGCAGAAGGCGGAGTTATACGAGCAGGAAATGAAAGAATATGAGAAGCAGCAATCCGAAATTGCGAAACTCCAAGATTTCGTCCAACGGAATATTGCACGTGCTTCTACAACGAAACGTGCTCAAAGTAAACGGAAGCAGCTGAATCGAATGACAAAGCTGGAGAAGCCTGATGGCAGTGAAAAATCCGCGCAGTTCGGCTTCAGGATCGACCGTCAGACAGGAAATGATGTTTTAAAGCTCAATCGACTTGCGATCGGTTACGATGATCAGGTGTTGATTGATGGCATCGACCTCCATGTCCAGCGGGAGGAAAGCATTGCGCTCGTAGGACCGAACGGAATTGGGAAGTCCACGCTGATCAAGACGATCATGCACCCAGATCGGAAGCTGGACGGTACCATTCAATTCGGATCCAATGTCCAGATTGGTTATTACGATCAGGAGCAAGCTGATCTGAACAGCAACAAAACCGTCCTTCATGAGCTATGGGATGAATTCCCGAACCATCAGGAAAAAGACATCCGTACCGTCCTCGGTAACTTCTTGTTCAGCGGGGATGATGTATTGAAGGGTGTTAATGAGCTGAGCGGTGGACAGAAGGCGCGCCTGGCTCTTGCGAAATTGATGCTGAAGAAAGCCAATGTCCTTGTAATGGACGAGCCGACGAACCATCTGGACCTGGACAGTAAAGAAGTGCTCGAGAATGCGTTGATCGATTTTCCGGGGACCATCCTCTTCATTTCTCACGACCGTTACTTTATCAACCGAATCGCCACTCGAGTAATTGAGTTATCCACATCTGGATTGGAAAATTACTTAGGCGATTATGATTACTACCTTGATAAAAAGGCAGAGCAAGCCGAATTTGAACGACTTGAACGTGAGGAAAGAGAGCAACGTTCATCCGTTAAAACGTCTACGGATCAGAAAGAGCAATTCCAACAAGATAAACAAGCAAAGAAGGACGAACGGAAACGTCTCCGACGGATTGACGATCTCGAGGAAAAGATCGAGGCCACTGAAAACCGTATTGAAGAGATCGAAAACGAACTGAGCAAACCGGAAGTTTTTCAGGACTACGAAAAGAGCCAGTCGTTCAATCAGGAGCTTGAAGCTGCGAACAGTGAGCTTGAAGGCCTTCTTGAAGAATGGGAAAGTTTACAAATAAATTAA
- the moaC gene encoding cyclic pyranopterin monophosphate synthase MoaC — protein MGKFTHFNEQGRARMVDISEKEETVRSARVRSSVQVTKDIYEAIQGNHIKKGDVLSVAQVAGIMAAKKTPEIVPMCHPLPLKAVDISFDWNVEDDNYELMIDVIVKTKGNTGVEMEALTAASATALTIYDMCKAIDKGMVIGPTYLLEKTGGKSGDYRK, from the coding sequence ATGGGGAAGTTTACACACTTCAATGAACAAGGCCGTGCACGGATGGTCGATATCTCTGAAAAAGAAGAAACGGTGAGATCGGCACGCGTACGGAGCAGTGTTCAAGTAACGAAAGATATATATGAAGCGATTCAAGGGAATCATATTAAAAAAGGCGATGTATTATCTGTCGCTCAAGTGGCCGGGATCATGGCCGCAAAGAAAACACCAGAAATCGTCCCGATGTGTCACCCATTGCCACTTAAAGCAGTCGACATTTCCTTTGACTGGAATGTGGAAGACGATAACTATGAGCTGATGATTGATGTAATTGTGAAAACGAAAGGGAACACTGGTGTTGAAATGGAAGCATTGACAGCAGCATCAGCGACCGCCCTTACGATCTATGATATGTGTAAAGCGATTGATAAAGGAATGGTGATCGGGCCGACTTACCTGTTGGAAAAGACAGGTGGGAAAAGCGGCGATTACCGTAAATGA
- a CDS encoding redox-sensing transcriptional repressor Rex, translated as MSVDDQKIPQATAKRLPLYYRFLKNLSTSGKLRVSSSELSEAVKVDSATIRRDFSYFGALGKKGYGYNVNYLLTFFRKTLDQDEVTKVMLVGVGNLGTALLNYNFLKNDNTRIELAFDVDKNKVGTEISGVPIYHLDNLKDYANKVVSVAILTVPAQTAQSVADRLVEIGVNGILNFTPARLTVPDHVRIHHIDLAVELQSLIYFLKNYPLDQE; from the coding sequence ATGAGCGTTGATGATCAGAAAATACCACAAGCCACCGCTAAACGGCTGCCCTTGTATTACAGGTTCCTGAAGAACCTATCTACTTCCGGAAAGCTTCGCGTTTCTTCCTCAGAGCTGAGCGAAGCGGTTAAAGTCGATTCTGCAACGATACGAAGAGATTTTTCCTATTTCGGTGCTTTAGGTAAGAAGGGGTACGGTTACAACGTGAATTATCTTCTGACCTTTTTCCGTAAAACGCTCGACCAGGATGAAGTGACGAAGGTCATGCTTGTCGGGGTCGGAAATTTAGGGACAGCCCTTCTGAACTACAACTTTTTGAAAAACGATAATACACGCATTGAACTGGCTTTTGATGTGGATAAAAATAAAGTAGGAACAGAAATTAGTGGTGTGCCGATCTATCACCTGGATAATCTGAAGGATTACGCAAACAAGGTCGTTTCCGTAGCAATCCTCACAGTCCCTGCCCAGACGGCACAGTCCGTTGCAGACCGGCTTGTGGAAATCGGAGTGAACGGGATTTTGAACTTTACACCTGCCCGTTTGACAGTACCCGACCATGTCCGGATCCATCACATTGATTTGGCAGTTGAACTGCAATCCCTGATCTATTTTTTGAAGAATTACCCGCTCGACCAGGAATAG
- a CDS encoding twin-arginine translocase TatA/TatE family subunit: MLGPGSWIIIGVVALLIFGPKKLPELGKAAGKTLREFKNATSGLVDDDDNNDKDKKNKKNTDED; the protein is encoded by the coding sequence ATGCTTGGTCCAGGAAGTTGGATTATTATCGGTGTCGTAGCTTTGTTGATCTTCGGTCCGAAGAAATTGCCTGAGCTCGGTAAAGCAGCCGGTAAAACATTACGCGAATTCAAGAACGCGACAAGCGGTCTTGTAGACGACGATGACAACAATGATAAAGATAAGAAAAACAAGAAGAATACGGATGAGGACTAG
- the tatC gene encoding twin-arginine translocase subunit TatC: MTDRQMTLQKHIEELRKRIFIVILVFVGAFIAGFFLAMPLIQYLKQTPEAAGLELNVFNLTDPLRVFLDFAFLIGILITSPVALYQVWAFISPGLYEKERKVTLMYIPLTFILFVGGLSFSYFILFPFVIDFMNGLSDMLGVEEEYGINEYFHFLFRLTLPFGILFQFPVVIMFLTRLGLVTPDVLRKIRKYSYFVLLVLAGLITPPELISHLMVTVPLIILYEVSIFISRFAYKKAMKTAEEAEEIED; the protein is encoded by the coding sequence ATGACGGATAGACAAATGACGCTTCAAAAACATATCGAAGAGCTTCGAAAGAGGATTTTCATCGTCATATTGGTTTTCGTTGGAGCGTTCATCGCCGGTTTCTTCCTCGCCATGCCGTTGATTCAATATTTGAAGCAAACACCTGAGGCAGCAGGGTTGGAGTTGAATGTTTTCAACCTGACAGACCCACTCAGGGTTTTTCTTGATTTTGCCTTTCTAATCGGCATATTGATTACGTCACCGGTTGCCCTTTATCAGGTATGGGCTTTCATCAGTCCAGGTCTTTATGAAAAGGAACGTAAGGTGACATTGATGTATATTCCACTCACTTTTATTTTGTTCGTGGGTGGCTTATCGTTCTCATACTTCATTTTGTTTCCTTTCGTCATTGATTTCATGAATGGCTTATCGGACATGCTAGGGGTCGAAGAAGAGTACGGCATCAACGAATATTTTCATTTCCTTTTCCGGCTGACGTTGCCGTTCGGGATTCTGTTCCAATTTCCAGTTGTTATCATGTTTTTGACGAGACTAGGATTGGTGACACCGGATGTGCTACGTAAAATCCGGAAATACTCGTATTTCGTGCTCCTTGTGTTGGCGGGTCTGATTACACCGCCAGAATTGATTTCACACTTGATGGTGACCGTACCATTGATTATCCTATATGAGGTCAGCATCTTCATTTCACGATTTGCCTACAAGAAAGCGATGAAAACAGCTGAAGAAGCGGAAGAAATAGAAGATTGA
- a CDS encoding RNA polymerase sigma factor: MSEPFSDIYETYKTAIYTYLYRSTYDTHIAEELTHDTFMKAFKNIRSFRQESSLKTWLFTIARNTYLSYKEKSATKYETSDEWHERWESGTNDVEAMIERDSVLFVLSTLTEKERTYIILRDQQDMTYQEISEILDEKTGTVKVGIFRARKKFKETYRDEFGGIQK, encoded by the coding sequence ATGTCGGAGCCGTTCAGTGATATATATGAAACATACAAAACAGCGATCTATACCTATCTTTACCGCAGTACATACGATACTCATATTGCCGAAGAGTTGACCCATGACACCTTTATGAAGGCGTTCAAGAACATCCGATCCTTCCGGCAAGAAAGCTCACTAAAAACCTGGTTGTTCACAATCGCCAGGAATACATACCTTTCCTATAAGGAAAAAAGCGCGACCAAATACGAAACAAGTGACGAGTGGCATGAACGCTGGGAGAGTGGCACCAACGATGTTGAAGCAATGATTGAACGGGACAGCGTTCTGTTCGTCCTTTCCACACTTACGGAGAAGGAACGGACCTATATCATACTCAGGGATCAACAAGACATGACCTATCAAGAAATCAGTGAGATTTTAGATGAAAAAACAGGAACCGTAAAGGTCGGGATTTTTCGAGCACGGAAAAAGTTCAAGGAAACGTATCGTGATGAGTTTGGGGGGATTCAGAAGTGA
- a CDS encoding anti-sigma factor, whose amino-acid sequence MKDNCRLIEDLYPLYIEGELSPSVKKMVEEHLASCPSCAAIYESGEGFSEEVESNATMEEVPKSLDDRVKMKIKLRRVSYIAAILGVILAMMLLNKYENSRQEVFKWSDQMYGEAEALIDLVEKAKYADIDSLRFNNQMYVARWDTDTEAFNWFERERLDDTGSHLIIQKGSLYTTLETLQKRQKDDRWDDVDQEVYRKLKEYSYQYSNVVGDEYQKFHHGYSSYFQLVDFKALDRPVESINELTYHYNRFHKLPENVKRLSTDEIKERIGSMLKVKSSEIQVETHHRFEDMGMYPFHVNRDISGEIDIYTGNLVSYRYHDGGKRESEQEGERISEDEAREQLTTFLKTAYGKGAELSLEYKGMNRYGTSGHAFVFTLMNDGYPLLSGEHENFIAEVNAFTGRVENINVNRTYIADSFFTKDFKENLSPEEGLKLLHKRVEEEDGIFTVKRRYEHTGTFVIPSTTTGDYELVHEYDLVNEEEVNHKNRDRSRRYINAENGEEEYRYEPMH is encoded by the coding sequence GTGAAGGACAATTGTCGGTTGATAGAAGACCTGTATCCGTTATACATAGAAGGAGAGCTCAGCCCGTCCGTCAAAAAAATGGTGGAAGAGCATCTCGCAAGCTGTCCGTCCTGCGCGGCCATTTATGAAAGCGGCGAAGGGTTTAGTGAAGAAGTGGAAAGCAACGCAACAATGGAAGAAGTACCGAAATCGCTTGATGATCGGGTGAAAATGAAGATCAAGCTCAGAAGGGTCAGTTACATTGCCGCAATTCTTGGCGTCATCCTTGCCATGATGCTCTTGAACAAATATGAGAATTCGAGACAAGAAGTGTTCAAATGGAGCGATCAAATGTATGGTGAAGCGGAGGCTCTCATTGATTTAGTCGAAAAAGCGAAGTATGCAGATATTGATTCACTACGATTTAATAATCAAATGTACGTAGCGCGCTGGGACACGGATACGGAAGCATTCAATTGGTTCGAAAGAGAGCGGTTGGATGACACCGGGTCGCACCTGATTATACAAAAAGGGTCCTTATACACCACGCTTGAAACGTTACAAAAAAGGCAAAAGGATGACCGGTGGGACGATGTAGACCAAGAGGTTTACAGGAAACTGAAGGAATATAGTTATCAATACTCAAATGTAGTAGGAGATGAATATCAAAAGTTTCACCACGGTTATAGTTCCTATTTCCAGCTTGTCGATTTCAAGGCGCTTGATCGACCTGTTGAATCGATCAACGAGCTTACTTATCATTACAACCGATTCCACAAGCTCCCGGAGAATGTCAAACGTCTATCCACTGACGAGATAAAGGAACGGATTGGATCAATGTTAAAAGTCAAAAGCTCAGAGATCCAGGTTGAGACACACCATCGGTTCGAGGATATGGGCATGTACCCTTTCCATGTGAATCGAGATATCTCAGGTGAAATCGACATTTACACCGGTAATCTTGTTTCATACCGTTATCATGATGGTGGGAAACGAGAAAGCGAACAGGAAGGCGAGCGGATCAGTGAAGACGAAGCAAGAGAACAGCTAACCACTTTCCTGAAAACCGCTTATGGGAAAGGTGCTGAACTGTCCCTTGAATACAAAGGGATGAATCGATATGGAACGTCAGGCCATGCGTTTGTATTTACCCTAATGAATGACGGATACCCGTTGTTAAGTGGAGAGCATGAAAATTTCATAGCAGAAGTCAATGCGTTTACTGGACGTGTGGAAAACATCAACGTTAATCGCACATATATTGCTGATTCATTCTTCACAAAAGACTTTAAGGAAAACCTTTCACCGGAAGAAGGCCTCAAGCTACTCCACAAACGGGTAGAAGAAGAGGATGGCATCTTCACGGTTAAACGACGATACGAGCACACAGGAACCTTTGTTATACCGAGTACGACAACCGGGGATTATGAGCTTGTTCATGAGTACGACCTCGTGAATGAGGAAGAGGTCAACCATAAGAATCGAGACAGAAGCAGACGCTATATTAACGCTGAAAACGGTGAGGAAGAGTATCGCTACGAACCTATGCATTAA
- a CDS encoding DUF4305 domain-containing protein encodes MRFSPTFWIFAYLILGVIFTYLAIFYAREDGVWSFWPILNMALAAYDFFNAYRMYELRKKVKKMKKK; translated from the coding sequence ATGAGATTTTCACCAACTTTTTGGATATTTGCCTATTTGATACTAGGCGTCATCTTTACGTATTTAGCGATTTTCTATGCAAGAGAGGATGGTGTCTGGTCATTCTGGCCGATCCTCAACATGGCACTCGCAGCCTACGACTTCTTCAACGCCTATCGGATGTACGAGCTGCGTAAGAAAGTAAAAAAGATGAAAAAGAAGTAA
- a CDS encoding CPBP family intramembrane glutamic endopeptidase has translation MNKRYGWILITYIATLLSGVIGGPLLIALDVPRDKIPGLWNVISFSIGLIIILWILLPEFRNPAHREERANFSRTLGWSIIGIPLVFIAQIIAATIEMQYLGVEPGSKNTKMIVELTLSVPLLILVVSVIGPILEEIIFRKIIFGTLYKRTNFVIAALISSVIFAIVHRDFSHILVYTAIGFTLSFLYVKTKRLIVPIIAHVAVNSTVMLVQVVFRDEIQELEKQLKSIELIIGG, from the coding sequence TTGAATAAACGATATGGTTGGATTTTAATAACGTATATAGCAACCCTTCTTTCAGGAGTCATCGGTGGACCGTTATTGATTGCGCTCGATGTTCCACGGGACAAAATTCCTGGCTTGTGGAACGTCATCAGCTTTTCAATCGGATTGATCATCATCCTATGGATTCTGTTGCCGGAATTCCGTAACCCGGCGCATCGCGAAGAGAGGGCGAATTTCTCCCGTACACTCGGATGGTCCATTATCGGGATACCGCTCGTCTTCATTGCACAAATTATAGCTGCAACCATTGAAATGCAGTATTTAGGTGTAGAGCCTGGATCAAAAAATACGAAGATGATCGTGGAGCTGACGCTTTCGGTACCGCTTCTTATTCTCGTCGTGTCCGTGATTGGTCCGATATTAGAGGAGATTATCTTTCGTAAAATCATCTTTGGCACATTATATAAACGTACGAATTTTGTAATAGCAGCACTGATCAGTTCCGTCATATTCGCTATCGTCCATCGGGACTTCAGCCATATACTCGTCTATACAGCAATCGGCTTTACGCTCAGTTTCCTATATGTAAAGACGAAACGATTGATTGTTCCGATAATCGCTCACGTGGCTGTAAACTCGACGGTCATGCTCGTCCAAGTCGTCTTTAGAGACGAGATTCAGGAGCTGGAAAAACAACTGAAGAGCATCGAACTCATTATTGGAGGATAA
- the groES gene encoding co-chaperone GroES: protein MLKPLGDRIVVELVESEEKTASGIVLPDSAKEKPQEGKIVAVGTGRVTDNGEKVALEVSEGDTVIYSKYAGTEVKYQGKEYLILRESDVLAIVG from the coding sequence TTGTTAAAGCCGTTAGGTGATCGTATTGTAGTTGAGCTTGTAGAAAGCGAAGAAAAAACCGCAAGCGGAATCGTACTTCCAGACTCTGCGAAGGAGAAGCCGCAAGAAGGGAAAATCGTTGCAGTAGGTACAGGCCGAGTAACAGATAACGGAGAAAAAGTTGCGCTTGAAGTATCAGAAGGCGACACTGTTATCTATTCTAAATACGCTGGTACTGAAGTGAAATATCAAGGTAAAGAATACTTAATCTTACGCGAATCTGATGTACTAGCAATCGTAGGCTAA